Genomic segment of Benincasa hispida cultivar B227 chromosome 1, ASM972705v1, whole genome shotgun sequence:
tCCTACCCCCATTAAAACATAGGTGATAACAGAAAAAGAGAATCATCCAACATTTGTAAGACTTGGACCAAAGGGAAGCAATATGCTGCAGTAGCTGTACGTTCTCCCACATTTCACAACCAGGTCCGATAAAATAGCTACATACAGGAAAGAACATGTTCACAGAAAATTTACATCTATAAAAACTAAGCAGTAGTGTCTTTGTGGTTGAGCGTTGAGGTGGACAGGTTTCGACCTTTGCTTTTCTTATCTTTCTTAGACTTATTGGTCAGTTATGAAATCAAAGTGACTGTTGTTTTAAGAAAGTCGCTAAAATTATCATTTAATCCAAGCCCATATATTCTATCTTCAGGGCCAGAAGTAAGGTATTTatcttttatattattttaattataatgaaaACCCCTAGAGTTATCTTTCTTGCTATGCCTTGGTGCAAACTTACATTTTTCTTTAGCTCATATAGTCTTTCCACTCTTTTGGCCAATTGGAGAGGTCTAGTGTAGCTTCTTTAGTTTTGGCTTATTCCTTTTTGTAAATTTCATACATTAATGAAATTTGTCTcttatcaaaaaagaaaaaagaaacagaaaaagAACACCTAGTGCGAGGAGTTTATTTTTAGGACTTCCCAGGATGAGTAGTAATTCATCATTTTCCAAGTCATTAGGCATTGAGCTGGCAGAAAGATTGTAACATGTTCCAAGAACTTGGAGACATGGCATCTACGGTATTTACGTGAATGAATCCCATTGTTTGTGTAcaaaagagagaggaaaaagtTGAGTTTATCATTACTATAAAAGGTAAAAAGGTAGTGAAAATTTGGGTccattgtttttgtttctaaGATAAATAGATAATCTTCCAAACTTCAAGATTAGCCATCTTACATCGGTtcacaaaattattttatataaatctcattgcATGCACGATGTAGATTAGTGTAGCTGGGTGAATTTTCAGTCTTTGACCTCCACTTTGGTCCTCGAGAACGTGATGGAAAAGGAATATATAATTCAAACAAATGAATGCCTTCCAGCGGTAACATTTGTTGCTGCATAAAGCAGTAATGCAAACAACCTTCCTGCTAGTGATGCATCACATCTATTAAACATCGTGATTAAGTATGACATTAAGAACAGCATTAGTCTAAATTGATACCTCAATGATTGTTCTCGTAGTTTCTGCAGAGGTAGGTCTAACATCCTCAGCAATCTCTGTTATTGATTTCACAAGCTCCTCAGATGGATGATACTGCAATCCCCTATTTTGTTTAATTGGATCTGATGCAGAGCCCAAATGCTCTGCTGATGCTTGGATTCCATTCTTTTTGAGATTGTTCCTTCCCAAGAGAGACTTACTATTAAGTCTTTGGCATCTTTTCCTGCAATTTAGTTATCAGGTTTTAGTATTCTAATCGTTCTTTTCTAGTATCTGAAATTGTGGTGTTCGTGCAGTTCTCCTATTGCCTTTTACATACATATACCTGATCAAATTTGATGTTCATAAACAGAAACAGTACCATTTGGTCAAGTTTCTCTGTacacaataattataaaatatatacataagTGGCATATCAAAGCACCACTGAGATCTAGTAACCATCAGATACACAATCTTTCCAGAAAGATCTCAAACAACACAGTTGCCAATAACATTAATCCTTTTGATGCTTGCCAATTGCGATTCCATAAAGACCACATCttataagaataaaaaaaacattgtcTGAATTATGAGTTCTTTCTCATTGCATTAGGCTTGGACCGTATAGTATGTACAAGTATTTTCTAATCATAAATTTGTATTCAACTCGGacttttattcaatttattgcAAATTTTCAGTAAGTGGAAGCAGGATAAGGACTAAAAATCCCGCACACGTATGTTACCAAGAAACTCGTCgacaaaattatttaataaaaaataaaataaaaaaaaggaaaagaaagtagCAAGCTCAAGCTAAGTACCAATGCACGTCGGAAGTGCAAGAATGCAAAAGCCGGCAAAAGCTGCTAGCATGGACTATACTAGATACATCCTCCGAAGTCCAAGCTGGACGGTGATCTGTACAAGCACACGAGCAAAAACAAGGAAGATAATTAGTCTAAGCCATGCACCAAAGAAAATACCGGAAAAACTTCAGAAAGAAACGCTGTGGAATCGTATGCTTCATTGCTTTTATCAGATATCAATTAAAGCAACCAAAAAGATTGCTTCCTATTCCACATACGCTTAATTCAAAACAGGATTAAAGAACACTAGTCTCAGCTTGGCAGCCAAGAAAATGCAGGGGAAAACACCAAAAAGAAAGGCAGCGGAATCTCGAGCTCCATTGTTTCAAACAGAAATCACATTGAGCAATCAGAACAACtgtttcctcttcctctttcGCTTAATTCCAAAAACATAGAAGAAAAGTAGTCTCCGCTCGGCAGCAGAGAAAAATGCGGGAGAAAACgccaaagaaagaaagaaaaaaaaagctgTTGAATTTTAAGCTCCAAAGCTTTCAATAAAATTCAAGTTAAgcaataataaaaattgtttccTCTTCCTCATTCGTTTAATTCGAAAAAAAACATTGAAGAAAAATAGTCAGCTTGGCATCCATTAAAAATGAGGGAAACAGAACGCCAAAAAGAAAATCCGTGGAGTCCTGAGCTCCATTGCTTTCAACATAGAGCAAGTTAAGCAATCAAAACAATCGTTTCCTCTCCTTCTTTCGTATAATTCGACCAAAAGAATGGAGAACAGAGAGTATAGCTCATCTTCTGAAGTAAGTAATGGCGGCggagaagaaagagagagagagaattacAGGACAAGGCAGAGGAGTAGCAGAAGTTTGCGCCGGCGGGAAATCGAACGGCCAGAGCAGTTTCGATCATTCTTTCACCTTTTTTCTTGGTAATGCGCTATTGAAGTAGGAGATCCACAGGCATTTTCGAAGAGAAATTGTGTATTAGGATGAGGTACCTGCTCTTCTTATTGGCTTCACGTGGAAAATATCCTTTGCGGCAATGAATATGCCATTGCCGTTCGAGCGAACGTCTACGGCATTCCGGTCAAGCCCAATGGCAGCAATCGATTGGGCTCTCACGTTATGTGCAGCCCATTacctttgattttcttttacttttgtgtttgAGAAATTATACATAAGGCTACTTTAGAGATGTTAAAAAAAATCCGATGATCCgaaaaaattagattaaatatactctaaatttcaattaatttagtttACATAGTCTTAGAAATTATAATTTCTATCATTATATAATTGGATAAAATTACTTAAATAGTCTAAACTATTTATGAGACTTTTATCAAATCATGTTAgactaaaaaaataacaaatgtttgaatatAGCTCAATTAATATATAAGTGTGTTAGTAATCACAAAATTTGTGGTTTGATTCTTCTACTCAAATTATAATAACAATGaaataaaaggataaaaagattGTAGATCTCTTTTGgtaataattttatttgttgtttttaaaaatttattctaGGAAGACTACATCCAcctcaaaattttttatttattatctaaAACTCTCCCTTTTTCTCATTCTATCTCTCTCAACGTTTGTGTTTGATTACTGAGAAGATTTCAGAACGAAAACGAAAAATTTGTTCTTAGATACGAAGAATGCTTTGTGCTAgatgatgaaattcactcttctTCCCTTCAATAGTGATTTCGCGCTTCTGCTTCGTTCTTCCTCCTAAGCTCTTAGAGTTAAAAATTTGGATTTCAATTTATCAAAATCTATTGatatttgttttcatttgctGGCTCAGGATGCTTACTTTGATTTACACTTTTCCATCATATCCAAAAGGATAGAATCTGTTACATTTTCCTGGCGTGCGAGCAGTTCAGTTGTAAGCCTTCTGGTCAATTGCTTTGTTGCTAGCCATAATGAAACTTAATCAGACTTATACCTTATACGTCGTTTGTTCATTTCGATTGTGAAGAAGCAATGTCTGATAAATGGAAATTGGATTTATGTATCGTAATTTTTAGACAGATCCTGACCTTTTCTTTCACTTCTTACCCAAGAATTTCGACTTATTTTTAGGTATGCGCTGCAAAGGGTCCACGGCCGAGATATCCTCGGGTCTGGAAAACCAAAAAGAGAATTGGGATCAAATCCATGGCAGCATGCTTGTTGATTGTGTAAGCTCTCTTGTTCTTGTCTCACTAATCCAATACCCTCCATCCACAAAAAGAAGGATGCCATTATGcctattgaaattgaattttcattGCAGAAAATCTTTTCTGTCATCTTGATACAGGGTATATTTGGGATGCATTTTAAGACTTTTGAAAGAAGCATTTTAAGTGCTTTTAGGATTCAAGATTTTAATTACTCTTGACAGCATAACCAAACATCAAGCGATTTTTAAATAATGcttttaattttccaaaaaaaaaaaaaaaaaaaacacacaaagaGAATGGAAGAGGATAATTCAGGTACATTTCCTATGTAGGACCTTCTTGCATGTTTATTTTGTGTCCTTTCTTGCTCTGCCGTTTCTCTTGACGATGTTTCCGACCAAATGAGTTAAGAAAAATGGGTGTACTATTGTAGTTGACGAAATGGATGTTAAGTAAAGGCCAAGGAAGAACAATGGGAAGCTATTTCACGTTATTAAATGCCTTAGCTGAAGATGGAAGACTTGATGAAGCTGAAGAGTTTTGGAACAAATTGTTTTCTCAGCATCTGGAGAGCATGCCTCCTATATTCTTTTATAAAGTGATATCCCTCTACTACGATCGGGCAATCACAAGTTATTTGAGGTATTCAGTTTTATTGCTACAGAAGTAGTTTCAACTGAATACAAAGCTTTACCCATTCCTTCCTTGCCTTGAATActttagaagtgaaagttgtccccataaaccaacacgggtcctttcagcatgctttgtcctcGCTCACATGAGTCCTAGGAAATTTCCCAGGAAGTTACCCAACATAGGATTACTCCAAGCtagagttcttatgattgagccaccgaaaaggaaggtgcacgttgttggtataggtagtaactttcaatttttttaaacctttcttaaccatactttcatgtcttcAGGATCCCTCTCGTTCGGATGTGataccggttcattcatgtacccctcctgaactcgggtcgtACTGTACAAAATAGTAATTTCAGTAATGGTTTTAGTGAGCTTGACAAAATGGAACATAGTTCAACAGAGCCTAAGGATTCTAGtcttgaagatgatgaagaaatgaGTGAAGATCCAGATGAAATTTTGGAAGATGAATGTATGTCAAAAGAATCCAGTTTTGAGCATGATTTCATGGGGTttgtattgggttttatgtcttaaaactcgcagtttgtaaaattaaatatattttattatcaataaaagatgttattcgacatttcttcaataaagatattgaatctattaattgcattcatagagtctaaatccaataatctAAGATttatggctattacatgaatacttaactttatgtagagacataaagattgatcaagttcgagtaaatagccaaaacagtctagtacatgattaaggttgggtaccttattctggtaaaattattggatgcggcctactctatagtagttacaagttgttgtaaagatactaaaaacgaagtgatccagattcgttcatgtattcacatgaggagtgggagcgtcctatgcaatgagtttgcataagatcaaacaagaaataagtcactcttactttttaacgttgtttactatttaagactaactattttgcttagatggcctaggtaactcaatcttaactatgaactcttgtctattcGAGATTaactttagatttgcataggtgagggttgactcaacaacgccggctcaataagcctcccatttaaggggtaagacctggtagatagttgggaacatagggtgcaagacagaattcacgcctacccgatttagggatatgagaaaggttgttctcttaagtactgaatccaaatcttgaacaatgggtcccaccctctcactggctcgagagggatccatttagtgattggatccaTTTAGttattggatcataaaccaattgttcattggaggattAGTTGGAAGTTAAAGAACAAGACATAATATTGAGGTTAAAACAGCACATTGACCTAGACGATatcacgaacaacctgtgaagggtcgacttactagttatggttatatcgtgtggacacaaatatatctacagtgaggagagtgcaactatcgagctatagtggtgtgatccgatagttaacgaatactgattaatttggtctaaagagtttacccaattaatcttaatcattggagcttatgatctgtaagtccataaagtttctctactagctcgtaaaacatgaacaccttgaattattaaattgagtgaatttggtatGATATCAATTTggagtgttcaaattgaatttcaaagaaatgtttaaattgaaattagggttttgagtttgaataaattcaaaatcaaattagggtttgtttaattatattcgatataattaacgtttaatttgttgaaattaaacgaaattggagagtttataatatttaaatattgatttaaatattaattacatgaataagattcatgttta
This window contains:
- the LOC120072995 gene encoding pentatricopeptide repeat-containing protein At4g18975, chloroplastic-like — its product is MLSKGQGRTMGSYFTLLNALAEDGRLDEAEEFWNKLFSQHLESMPPIFFYKVISLYYDRAITSYLRSESCPHKPTRVLSACFVLAHMSPRKFPRKLPNIGLLQARVLMIEPPKRKDPSRSDVIPVHSCTPPELGSYCTK